The following proteins are encoded in a genomic region of Paenibacillus sp. FSL R7-0273:
- a CDS encoding PspC domain-containing protein gives MTRLYRSTRDKVMTGLAGGLSETLGIDSTLFRILLLVSIPFTGGATILVYFIAALIIPKEPTQYNPFGPGPGAPGGPYGGHYGGPGYGSGPQGPHGQGGYGGPGGQPGYNPNPGYNKANSYPGQDSGLDAMMKDIEKKALQKEVEELKQKLAKYEKGEV, from the coding sequence ATGACCCGGTTGTATCGTTCAACCCGCGACAAGGTAATGACAGGGCTGGCTGGAGGATTGTCCGAGACACTCGGCATTGATTCTACCCTGTTCCGGATTCTGCTGCTCGTCAGCATTCCCTTTACCGGAGGCGCAACCATACTTGTATATTTCATTGCAGCACTGATCATTCCGAAGGAGCCGACGCAGTATAATCCGTTCGGTCCCGGACCGGGAGCACCCGGCGGACCTTATGGCGGCCATTACGGCGGCCCCGGATATGGAAGCGGCCCGCAGGGCCCGCATGGACAGGGCGGCTACGGCGGACCTGGCGGACAGCCAGGCTATAACCCGAATCCGGGTTATAACAAAGCAAACAGCTATCCCGGCCAGGATTCCGGCCTGGATGCCATGATGAAGGATATTGAGAAGAAGGCACTGCAAAAAGAAGTGGAAGAGCTCAAACAAAAACTTGCTAAATACGAGAAGGGAGAAGTTTAA
- a CDS encoding PspA/IM30 family protein codes for MSVFRRMRDITVANLNEKLEQSQDPVKLIDQFLHSTREEIAEAERLYQQYAAHTKQLQVQVNQATAMRNKREEQALLALKAGEDNLAKMALQEKIIHEEKLEQYSGLLEQSQGSLYELESQLNELKVEYQTVYNKRQYYAARMESLRLQQRMNQRATAYGSGSDVPKMFGRLEDRMNDWELEAKSLRDLRRMGQEYAVQAGETVATVLEREMAKLKEKLNNGGKE; via the coding sequence ATGAGTGTTTTTCGCCGCATGAGGGATATTACCGTAGCTAATCTAAATGAAAAACTGGAACAAAGTCAGGACCCGGTGAAGCTGATTGATCAATTCTTACATTCAACCCGTGAGGAGATCGCCGAAGCCGAAAGATTGTACCAGCAGTACGCTGCCCATACGAAGCAGCTTCAGGTACAGGTAAATCAGGCTACAGCCATGAGAAACAAACGTGAAGAGCAGGCGCTGCTGGCACTGAAGGCCGGAGAGGATAATCTGGCGAAGATGGCTCTGCAGGAGAAGATTATTCACGAAGAGAAGCTGGAGCAGTACAGCGGACTGCTGGAACAAAGCCAGGGATCGCTGTATGAACTGGAAAGCCAGCTGAATGAGCTGAAGGTTGAGTATCAGACAGTATATAACAAGCGCCAGTATTATGCGGCACGGATGGAGTCATTGAGACTTCAGCAGCGCATGAACCAGAGGGCAACTGCTTACGGCAGCGGCAGCGACGTTCCCAAGATGTTCGGCCGGCTTGAAGACCGGATGAACGACTGGGAGCTGGAAGCGAAGAGTCTGCGGGATCTACGCCGCATGGGCCAGGAATACGCAGTGCAGGCCGGCGAGACAGTAGCAACTGTATTGGAAAGAGAAATGGCTAAGCTCAAGGAGAAGCTTAACAATGGCGGAAAGGAGTAG
- a CDS encoding LiaF transmembrane domain-containing protein yields MQNRKGNGLAIALIVIGAVMLLGVLPHLIHGIFGILFPVLLVALGYYGIKSGRKIIGWIVLFIGVMALISKLSWIIGPLLGVALVVWGISVLRGRSGRTY; encoded by the coding sequence ATGCAGAATAGAAAAGGTAACGGACTTGCTATTGCGCTGATTGTTATTGGAGCGGTTATGCTGCTTGGGGTGCTGCCCCACCTGATACACGGAATTTTCGGAATTCTGTTCCCGGTATTGCTGGTAGCTCTCGGATATTACGGAATCAAAAGCGGACGCAAAATTATCGGCTGGATTGTATTGTTCATCGGTGTCATGGCTTTGATCTCGAAGCTTTCCTGGATCATCGGTCCACTGCTCGGGGTTGCGCTGGTTGTCTGGGGCATCTCGGTGCTGAGGGGCAGAAGCGGCAGAACATACTAA
- a CDS encoding glycosyltransferase, producing MQISIIVLAQQLPLLKSCLASIDLFTDTPYELIVINDGGNKEISSYLTLFKKSRSFATNERVGVAAGFNLGASMAQGDYLIFIRDHMIVSEDWLESLLGCARRHPSAAMIGPVSNDVSGPQKLPVVCTVMDQLDHIARSFALSKAGQAKSTTRLLSHLLLVRTEAFHKLGGFDEQFGLESYEDDDLCYRAIQAGYSLHIALDCFVRYIQPPPLFPENPAWYSTQLAANREKARQKWGFDLTSALYEMKRSITVSLCMIVKNEEATLGRCLDSVAGLADEIIIVDTGSTDRTKEIARRYTDKVVDFTWVDDFAKARNYAFSLGTQEYLLWLDADDEFLPADREKFSALKGALDWDTDAVSMNYNLAFDEHGNVTSSLTRNRLVKRENGFRWFGVVHEYLEVSGKVHRSDISVTHGRVHGNSDRNLQIYEKRYTAGEIFSTRDLYYFANELREHKQWEKAISFYEMFLQQVDGWVEDKINACGSLSDCFRELNNLQQAKAKALYSFSFDLPRAENCCRIGSLYMLENDYAKAIYWYKTATELAKPLDSYAILQHACWSWLPHLQLAVCYDRIGQYERACAHNETAAEFIPTDSKVLANRVYFESLGVARQSYTLGGSSR from the coding sequence ATGCAGATCTCGATAATTGTTCTGGCCCAGCAGCTCCCGCTGCTTAAGTCGTGCCTTGCCAGCATTGACCTGTTCACTGACACCCCCTACGAGCTGATTGTCATTAATGATGGCGGAAATAAGGAGATCAGCAGCTATCTGACTCTCTTCAAAAAATCCCGGTCCTTTGCAACCAATGAACGCGTTGGTGTAGCCGCCGGCTTCAACTTGGGTGCCTCTATGGCTCAGGGGGATTATCTTATCTTCATACGCGATCACATGATCGTCTCTGAGGATTGGCTGGAAAGTCTGCTTGGCTGTGCACGCAGGCATCCTTCAGCTGCAATGATTGGTCCAGTCAGCAATGATGTGAGCGGTCCGCAAAAGCTGCCGGTCGTATGCACCGTAATGGATCAGCTCGATCATATCGCCAGATCCTTCGCCCTCTCCAAAGCAGGACAAGCCAAATCAACCACACGGCTGCTCAGCCACCTGCTGCTGGTACGCACTGAGGCTTTTCACAAGCTCGGCGGATTCGATGAACAGTTCGGGCTGGAATCCTATGAGGATGATGACCTCTGCTACCGCGCCATTCAGGCGGGATACAGCCTGCACATCGCTTTGGATTGTTTTGTCCGTTACATTCAGCCTCCTCCGCTCTTTCCGGAAAACCCCGCATGGTACAGTACACAGCTGGCCGCTAACAGGGAAAAAGCCCGCCAAAAATGGGGATTCGACCTCACAAGCGCTCTATATGAAATGAAACGCAGTATTACAGTAAGCTTATGCATGATTGTCAAAAATGAAGAAGCTACCCTGGGGCGTTGTCTGGACAGTGTGGCCGGGCTGGCAGACGAAATCATTATCGTGGATACAGGATCAACCGACCGCACAAAGGAAATTGCCCGCCGTTATACAGATAAGGTCGTGGACTTCACCTGGGTGGACGACTTCGCCAAGGCAAGGAACTATGCCTTCAGCCTCGGGACACAGGAATATCTGTTATGGCTGGATGCCGACGATGAGTTTCTGCCTGCTGACAGGGAAAAATTTTCGGCGCTTAAAGGGGCTCTGGACTGGGATACCGATGCTGTCTCCATGAATTACAACCTCGCTTTCGACGAGCACGGCAACGTAACCTCAAGCCTCACCCGCAACCGTCTGGTCAAACGGGAGAACGGGTTCCGCTGGTTCGGCGTTGTACATGAATATCTGGAGGTAAGCGGAAAGGTCCACCGCTCGGATATCTCCGTTACCCACGGCAGAGTCCACGGGAATTCTGACCGGAACCTGCAAATCTATGAAAAGCGATACACTGCGGGCGAGATTTTCTCTACCCGTGATCTATATTACTTCGCCAATGAGCTGAGAGAGCATAAGCAGTGGGAAAAAGCGATTTCCTTCTATGAAATGTTCCTGCAGCAGGTCGACGGCTGGGTGGAGGACAAAATCAATGCCTGCGGCAGCCTTTCTGACTGCTTCCGCGAGCTTAACAATCTCCAGCAGGCCAAAGCCAAAGCTCTTTATTCCTTCTCCTTCGATCTGCCGCGTGCAGAGAATTGCTGCCGGATCGGGAGCCTCTACATGCTGGAGAACGATTATGCCAAGGCCATTTACTGGTACAAGACGGCAACTGAGCTTGCTAAGCCTTTGGATAGCTATGCCATACTTCAGCATGCCTGCTGGAGCTGGCTGCCTCATCTGCAGCTTGCTGTCTGTTATGACCGGATCGGCCAGTACGAACGAGCCTGCGCCCATAACGAGACGGCGGCGGAATTTATTCCAACGGACAGCAAAGTGCTGGCGAACAGGGTGTATTTTGAATCCCTGGGCGTTGCAAGACAATCATATACTTTAGGGGGAAGCAGCAGATGA
- a CDS encoding exosporium glycoprotein BclB-related protein: MSKKQPVIKYTEIHMDQVNAKKDIKPVLMKTSMAVMVLSQTAGLLPSFGLGSTGVASAAENKGFNDVSSSSWMYKYVMKIAALGFAEGDTTGNFNPKAPLTHQEAAIMALRFLGVDAPTQAASSSSLEVSDWANAWVQTAINEGLIKPEEELAAGWGTQNASREWLTRLVVRLIDKENEALALTSEALPFNDENQISAWATGYINAASQLKLVQGFEDKTFRPSADVTRAQAAAIFSLAERYAPVESGTVARGKIISVSGGKVGVLTEANQTVNLTVDGSTLIFGVNGETASALAVGQPITAIYSNGIASYVEIADISKAEITLPKGATGAAGAIGATGATGATGATGATGATGSAGSSGGQGAVGATGAAGNPGPAGEVGATGATGATGPAGEVGATGATGATGPAGEVGATGSTGATGPAGEVGATGATGATGPAGEVGATGATGATGPAGEVGATGATGATGPAGEVGATGATGATGPAGEVGATGATGATGTTGATGATGDTGVTGATGDTGATGATGATGATGATGATGDTGVTGATGDTGVTGATGATGATGATGDTGATGATGATGATGDTGVTGATGDTGATGATGATGATGATGATGATGATGDTGATGATGATGEAGVTGATGATGANGATGATGATGGASTTLIPFSSGNSVSLNTVAGGLSGNAGLIGFGNSATVSYFGGSIIDLTGSNDPNNSINYAFSAPSNGIITSLSGYFSTTVAMSLVGTSVMITGQLYSSTTPNNTFTPVPGATVTLSPILTGIISIGTISSGITTGLSIPVTAGTRYLMVYSATASGISLINNPQGYISGGLSISSAPIIP, from the coding sequence ATGAGTAAAAAGCAACCGGTTATCAAGTACACTGAGATTCACATGGATCAGGTAAACGCCAAAAAGGATATCAAGCCTGTACTAATGAAAACATCAATGGCGGTCATGGTGCTCAGTCAAACAGCAGGCCTGCTGCCAAGCTTCGGACTCGGGAGCACGGGTGTTGCTTCAGCTGCAGAGAACAAAGGCTTTAATGATGTAAGCAGCAGCTCATGGATGTACAAGTATGTAATGAAAATCGCTGCATTGGGCTTTGCCGAAGGCGATACCACCGGCAATTTCAACCCGAAGGCTCCGCTGACACATCAGGAGGCGGCCATTATGGCGCTCCGTTTCCTTGGCGTTGATGCTCCCACCCAGGCCGCTTCCTCTTCTTCATTAGAAGTAAGCGATTGGGCGAATGCCTGGGTGCAAACTGCCATCAATGAAGGATTGATTAAGCCTGAAGAAGAACTGGCGGCAGGCTGGGGCACCCAGAATGCCAGCCGCGAATGGCTTACCAGGCTCGTTGTCCGCCTGATTGACAAGGAGAATGAAGCCCTTGCCTTGACCAGCGAAGCTCTTCCCTTCAACGATGAGAACCAAATTTCAGCCTGGGCAACCGGCTATATTAATGCCGCTTCCCAATTAAAGCTGGTGCAGGGCTTTGAGGACAAAACCTTCAGGCCTTCCGCCGATGTGACCCGTGCCCAGGCTGCAGCCATTTTCAGTCTGGCAGAGCGGTATGCCCCGGTTGAATCAGGCACTGTAGCCCGCGGTAAAATCATCAGTGTGTCCGGCGGAAAGGTCGGTGTACTGACAGAGGCTAACCAGACAGTCAATCTGACTGTTGACGGTTCTACGCTTATTTTTGGAGTAAACGGAGAAACGGCATCCGCCTTGGCTGTCGGTCAGCCTATTACAGCTATATACAGCAATGGCATTGCTTCTTATGTAGAAATTGCTGATATCAGTAAAGCAGAAATTACGCTGCCAAAAGGAGCCACCGGGGCTGCCGGGGCAATTGGTGCGACTGGAGCTACCGGTGCCACTGGAGCAACAGGTGCTACAGGTGCTACCGGCAGTGCGGGGTCTTCAGGCGGGCAGGGCGCAGTAGGCGCTACAGGTGCCGCCGGAAATCCGGGACCTGCCGGTGAGGTTGGTGCAACTGGCGCGACTGGGGCCACTGGACCTGCGGGCGAGGTTGGTGCCACCGGCGCTACCGGGGCCACTGGACCTGCGGGCGAGGTTGGTGCCACCGGTTCGACCGGGGCCACTGGACCTGCGGGCGAGGTTGGTGCCACCGGCGCTACCGGGGCGACTGGACCTGCGGGCGAGGTTGGTGCCACCGGCGCGACTGGGGCCACTGGACCTGCGGGCGAGGTTGGTGCCACTGGCGCGACCGGGGCAACGGGACCTGCGGGTGAGGTTGGTGCCACTGGCGCGACCGGGGCCACTGGACCTGCGGGCGAGGTTGGTGCCACCGGCGCGACCGGGGCAACGGGTACTACCGGCGCGACTGGTGCTACTGGAGATACTGGTGTTACCGGTGCTACTGGAGATACCGGGGCTACTGGTGCTACCGGGGCGACCGGGGCTACTGGCGCGACTGGTGCTACTGGAGATACTGGTGTTACCGGCGCTACTGGAGATACAGGCGTTACCGGGGCTACTGGTGCTACTGGTGCTACCGGGGCCACTGGAGATACCGGAGCTACCGGGGCTACTGGTGCTACTGGTGCTACCGGAGATACAGGTGTAACCGGCGCGACTGGAGACACAGGCGCTACCGGGGCTACCGGGGCTACTGGTGCTACTGGTGCTACTGGTGCTACTGGTGCTACTGGTGCTACTGGAGATACCGGGGCCACTGGCGCGACTGGCGCTACCGGTGAAGCTGGTGTGACTGGGGCCACTGGTGCTACAGGTGCGAATGGGGCTACCGGTGCTACCGGGGCCACCGGAGGAGCTTCAACAACACTTATCCCGTTCTCTTCAGGCAACTCCGTCTCTTTGAATACAGTTGCAGGCGGTTTATCAGGAAACGCAGGCCTGATCGGCTTCGGCAATTCAGCTACCGTTTCATACTTCGGAGGCTCAATCATTGATCTGACAGGCTCTAACGATCCAAACAATAGCATCAATTATGCTTTTTCAGCACCAAGCAATGGTATCATAACATCCCTTAGCGGATACTTTTCCACAACCGTTGCAATGAGCTTAGTAGGAACTTCAGTTATGATTACCGGACAGCTCTACTCCAGTACTACACCAAATAATACCTTTACTCCAGTTCCGGGTGCTACTGTAACTTTAAGCCCGATTCTGACAGGAATCATATCTATAGGTACTATTTCCAGCGGAATAACAACAGGCTTATCCATTCCGGTCACTGCCGGAACCCGATACCTGATGGTATATTCGGCTACAGCTTCCGGAATTTCACTTATAAACAACCCTCAGGGTTATATCAGCGGAGGTCTTAGCATCAGCAGCGCACCGATTATTCCATAA
- a CDS encoding response regulator transcription factor — translation MKTLLIVEDDRSLNKGIALSLAQTGLQIEQAYTLAMAEQIFNTTRIDLVLLDINLPDGSGLDYCEKLRRSSQVPVIFLTANDMEPDIVTGFALGGDDYITKPFSLMVLRARVMAVLKRAAPQADEVLTFGALSLDFGKLEFYKHREPLAFSKTELKLLNILVSNPGSILSREQLIDKIWLQDAEFVDENALTVAVKRLRAKLEDDPASPRYIKTVYGLGYTWAERPHL, via the coding sequence TTGAAAACCTTACTAATCGTCGAAGACGACCGCAGCCTGAACAAAGGCATCGCCCTCTCCCTTGCCCAGACCGGACTGCAAATCGAACAAGCCTATACCTTGGCTATGGCCGAGCAAATTTTCAATACTACGAGGATTGATCTGGTCCTGCTGGATATTAACCTGCCCGACGGAAGCGGCCTGGACTATTGTGAAAAGCTGAGGAGAAGCTCGCAGGTGCCGGTTATTTTTCTGACTGCCAACGACATGGAGCCGGATATTGTTACCGGATTTGCCCTTGGCGGGGATGATTACATTACGAAGCCGTTCAGCCTGATGGTGCTGCGGGCCCGGGTAATGGCTGTACTCAAACGGGCTGCACCTCAGGCTGATGAGGTCCTCACGTTCGGTGCGCTGAGCCTTGATTTCGGAAAGCTGGAATTTTATAAGCACAGGGAGCCATTGGCTTTTAGCAAAACAGAGCTCAAGCTGCTGAATATTCTGGTCTCGAATCCCGGCAGCATTTTAAGCAGAGAGCAGTTAATCGATAAAATCTGGCTACAGGATGCGGAGTTTGTGGATGAGAACGCCCTGACTGTTGCCGTAAAGCGGCTGCGCGCCAAGCTTGAGGACGACCCTGCCTCACCCAGATACATCAAAACCGTCTACGGCCTGGGATACACCTGGGCGGAAAGGCCACACTTATGA
- a CDS encoding sensor histidine kinase — translation MINSTVRHPRRLRYLFSAIFLLLLIGYTGTVFYLEGFSPALLQLALLFLIAVIGTGALYNHMLQRQITGFMDTVDEMVDRAIHGHEQLTLFDETRLSSLEHKLLRYIEINKSNEHNLAAEKDKIKELISDISHQTKTPLASILLYSQLVAETPDLSPDTRQLLQQIEAQSEKLEWLITSLIKLSRLESGMIQLQSEVRPVAATITSALSHLYTRAGNKNIIINIDCAPLTAARHDYKWTSEALFNLLENAVKYTEPGGSIRITAEGNEMFTRIEVADTGIGIPEDGLEHIFKRFYRGHNAGEYEGIGIGLFLAQKIISIQGGYITASSQPGQGSRLTIYLPQL, via the coding sequence ATGATTAACAGCACTGTCCGGCATCCCCGCCGACTCCGTTATCTTTTCTCTGCGATATTTTTGCTTCTATTAATAGGCTACACCGGAACTGTCTTTTATCTGGAAGGGTTCAGTCCGGCACTTCTGCAGCTTGCCCTGCTCTTCCTGATTGCCGTAATCGGTACGGGGGCTCTGTATAACCATATGCTCCAGCGGCAGATTACAGGCTTTATGGATACGGTGGATGAGATGGTCGACCGGGCGATTCACGGACATGAGCAGCTGACCCTTTTTGACGAGACACGTCTGTCTTCTCTTGAACACAAGCTGCTGCGCTATATTGAGATCAATAAATCAAACGAGCATAACCTTGCCGCCGAGAAGGACAAGATCAAGGAGCTGATCTCCGACATCTCCCATCAGACCAAAACGCCGCTCGCAAGCATTCTGCTATACAGCCAGCTGGTTGCCGAGACCCCGGATCTGAGCCCGGACACCCGTCAGCTGCTGCAGCAGATCGAGGCCCAGTCGGAAAAGCTGGAATGGCTCATAACCTCGCTGATCAAGCTGTCCAGGCTGGAGTCGGGCATGATCCAATTGCAAAGTGAAGTAAGACCGGTTGCCGCAACCATTACCAGTGCCCTCTCCCACCTGTATACACGCGCCGGCAACAAAAACATCATCATTAACATAGACTGCGCCCCGCTTACGGCAGCCCGCCACGATTACAAATGGACCAGTGAGGCGCTGTTCAACCTGCTGGAGAATGCAGTGAAATATACGGAGCCGGGCGGCAGTATCCGGATTACAGCGGAGGGCAATGAAATGTTCACAAGGATTGAGGTAGCGGATACAGGAATCGGAATTCCGGAGGACGGGCTGGAGCATATTTTCAAACGATTCTATAGAGGGCATAACGCCGGGGAGTATGAGGGGATCGGGATCGGACTTTTTTTGGCGCAAAAAATCATCAGTATCCAGGGCGGCTACATCACAGCGTCATCGCAGCCAGGTCAGGGAAGCAGGCTTACTATTTACCTCCCCCAGCTCTGA
- a CDS encoding ABC transporter ATP-binding protein, whose amino-acid sequence MPILSTLHLKKYYGKDPQTTVKALDDISLTVEKGEFVAIVGTSGSGKSTLLHMLGGLDRPTEGKVTVDGNELFAMSDEKLTIFRRRSVGFVFQSYNLVPILSVLENITLPIELDGGRIDQTYLDEVIQALGLQSKIHSLPSNLSGGQQQRVAIARALATKPSIILADEPTGNLDSKTSQEVLILLKQMSEKFNQTIVMITHNESIAQTADRIIRIEDGRIVSGNAAPSGAKTL is encoded by the coding sequence ATGCCTATTCTAAGCACCCTGCACCTGAAGAAATATTACGGCAAAGATCCGCAGACTACGGTAAAAGCACTGGATGATATATCCCTGACGGTAGAAAAAGGTGAATTTGTAGCCATTGTCGGCACAAGCGGCAGCGGAAAAAGCACTCTGCTGCATATGCTGGGCGGTCTGGACCGGCCGACTGAGGGCAAGGTGACGGTGGACGGGAACGAGCTTTTTGCGATGAGCGATGAGAAGCTGACGATTTTCCGGCGCCGTTCGGTCGGGTTCGTCTTCCAGAGCTATAATCTGGTGCCGATCCTGAGTGTGCTCGAAAATATTACGCTTCCCATCGAGCTCGACGGAGGAAGAATTGACCAGACGTATCTGGATGAGGTCATTCAGGCGCTGGGCCTGCAGTCCAAAATTCATTCTCTCCCTTCTAATCTCTCTGGAGGACAGCAGCAGCGGGTCGCTATTGCCAGAGCGCTCGCTACCAAGCCGTCGATTATTCTGGCGGACGAGCCGACAGGAAATCTCGACAGCAAAACAAGCCAGGAAGTGCTGATCCTGCTGAAGCAAATGAGCGAAAAGTTCAACCAGACCATTGTCATGATTACGCATAACGAGTCCATCGCCCAGACAGCCGACCGGATTATCCGTATCGAGGACGGGCGCATTGTATCCGGGAACGCAGCACCATCTGGAGCTAAGACACTATGA
- a CDS encoding ABC transporter permease, with translation MIANNNGKIVTRLSIKSLRANPLRNLAVISAVVLTTLLITSIFTMALSLNKSMELTMMKTVGSDFHGGFKRVSPEQIEILKEHPSIKEYSVSLNAGILRNEVFRDSPVEVKQIDEAYARHGFIHLIEGRLPEAENEVVLSTWVLDKLGIKHAIGERVQLDIDITERVLKQDFIVSGYYEADKNLAIAGLAFVSDAWVQNNLSGIDPAESEASGSYVNTAEMSVMFKNAVNIEKKLDKVLADTGVDRPIGINWAYTTSSLSDNLIEFVPYIAVVFIIMLSGYLLIYNIFYISVVRDVKFYGLLKAIGTTPRQLKRIIRIQSQILYLIGLPFGLAAGYVIGRLLTPMLNTFSSEPMEAAYSASPWIFIGAALFAYLTVWVAAGKPGRMAARIAPVEAVRYTGVQAKRRMHKRSKRGGRLHVMAFTNLFRSKKKLTLMLTSLSLSIVLFSIIFTMIGSLDVNKYLSTFLSGDVVIRNEKIETREGERPGDPYKLSEAFSSELERIDGVESVEKVYFYYDIHDMDEKIRAVLQPLSETEPPEPYLANMLEHNLIHLKLYGIDSGWYDLIQKDVIEGHFDPQKFASGDYVLVTQANMWEEDTYTSYYHPGDIMEFKNLGKSYEVMAVMNYDALYAATTQSFSTYGFNAFFPSSELTRELPAETNPPWALSATLHIDSNKLDSATEAAKSLAASSDELVVKSREDYRQELGGFIRVFQIIGYGLSFVIALIGVLNYINTVVTGVITRKNEFALLESIGMTKRQLKKMLIYEGLYNVLLTTAITSSLGVFLTYNIAKSIADNMAFTVFRMSWLPFVLVVPVLAVIAYTVTLSSYRMLSKDTLIERLRQGE, from the coding sequence ATGATTGCCAACAATAACGGCAAGATTGTAACCCGTCTCTCCATCAAAAGTCTGCGGGCCAATCCGCTGCGCAACCTGGCTGTTATCTCCGCTGTGGTGCTGACGACACTGCTGATTACATCGATTTTTACGATGGCGCTAAGCCTTAACAAGTCGATGGAATTAACGATGATGAAGACGGTCGGCAGTGATTTTCACGGCGGCTTCAAACGGGTGAGTCCTGAGCAGATAGAGATTTTAAAGGAGCATCCCAGCATTAAGGAATACAGCGTTTCGCTGAATGCCGGGATCTTGCGGAACGAAGTGTTCCGGGACAGTCCGGTAGAGGTTAAGCAGATTGACGAAGCCTATGCCCGGCATGGTTTTATTCATCTTATTGAGGGGCGTTTGCCGGAAGCCGAGAATGAGGTTGTGCTGAGCACCTGGGTGCTGGATAAGCTAGGTATAAAACATGCAATTGGTGAGCGGGTACAGCTGGACATTGATATTACTGAGCGTGTTCTCAAGCAGGATTTTATCGTGTCAGGCTATTATGAAGCGGATAAAAATCTGGCGATCGCGGGACTGGCCTTCGTCTCCGATGCATGGGTGCAGAATAATCTCTCCGGGATCGATCCGGCAGAGTCCGAAGCCAGCGGCTCCTATGTAAACACCGCAGAGATGAGCGTAATGTTCAAGAACGCAGTCAATATTGAAAAAAAGCTGGATAAAGTGCTCGCCGATACGGGCGTGGATAGACCCATTGGAATTAACTGGGCCTATACGACCTCTTCCCTATCCGACAACCTTATTGAATTTGTGCCTTATATAGCTGTCGTCTTCATTATTATGCTGAGCGGGTATCTGCTGATTTATAATATTTTTTACATATCGGTTGTGCGTGATGTGAAGTTCTACGGTCTGCTCAAAGCGATCGGGACGACACCAAGGCAGCTCAAACGGATCATCAGAATACAATCACAGATATTGTATCTAATCGGGCTGCCCTTCGGGCTTGCTGCAGGCTATGTAATCGGACGGCTGCTCACGCCGATGCTGAACACTTTTTCCAGTGAGCCTATGGAAGCCGCTTATTCAGCCAGCCCGTGGATTTTCATTGGAGCCGCCCTATTCGCCTATCTGACGGTATGGGTTGCCGCAGGGAAGCCGGGCCGGATGGCCGCACGGATTGCGCCTGTCGAAGCGGTCAGGTATACGGGAGTTCAGGCAAAGCGGCGGATGCACAAACGCTCGAAGCGCGGAGGCCGGCTGCATGTCATGGCCTTCACGAACCTGTTCCGCAGCAAAAAGAAGCTCACCCTCATGCTGACCTCCCTCTCCTTGAGCATTGTGCTGTTCAGTATTATTTTTACGATGATAGGTTCGCTTGATGTAAATAAGTATCTTAGCACGTTTCTTTCCGGGGATGTGGTGATCCGCAATGAGAAAATTGAAACACGTGAAGGTGAGCGCCCGGGTGATCCTTATAAGCTGTCGGAAGCATTCAGCAGTGAATTGGAGCGGATCGACGGCGTGGAGAGTGTGGAGAAGGTTTACTTCTATTATGATATTCATGATATGGATGAGAAAATACGTGCTGTATTGCAGCCTTTGTCAGAAACAGAGCCGCCGGAGCCTTATCTTGCAAACATGCTGGAGCATAATCTTATTCATCTAAAACTGTACGGCATCGATTCTGGCTGGTATGACCTGATACAGAAGGATGTTATCGAGGGGCATTTCGACCCGCAGAAATTCGCTTCCGGGGACTATGTGCTGGTGACTCAAGCCAACATGTGGGAGGAAGATACTTATACCTCTTACTATCATCCTGGTGACATTATGGAGTTCAAAAATCTGGGCAAAAGCTATGAGGTCATGGCTGTGATGAATTACGATGCGCTCTATGCTGCGACGACACAATCTTTCTCAACGTATGGGTTCAATGCGTTCTTCCCCTCATCCGAATTGACCAGAGAGCTGCCTGCGGAGACCAACCCGCCATGGGCGCTGTCAGCAACGCTGCATATTGACTCTAACAAGCTGGACAGTGCGACTGAGGCTGCAAAATCTCTCGCCGCTTCCAGTGATGAGCTTGTGGTCAAATCAAGGGAGGATTATCGGCAGGAGCTGGGCGGATTTATCCGGGTTTTTCAGATTATCGGCTACGGCCTGAGCTTCGTTATTGCGCTGATCGGTGTTCTTAATTATATTAATACAGTCGTTACGGGTGTTATTACGCGGAAGAATGAATTCGCCCTGCTGGAGAGCATCGGCATGACCAAGCGCCAGCTCAAGAAGATGCTGATCTATGAGGGGTTGTACAATGTCCTTCTGACCACAGCCATTACATCCAGCCTCGGCGTGTTCCTGACCTATAACATTGCCAAAAGCATTGCGGACAACATGGCCTTCACCGTGTTCCGCATGAGCTGGCTGCCCTTTGTGCTGGTCGTTCCGGTGCTCGCAGTCATTGCTTACACGGTAACCCTGAGCTCTTACAGAATGCTGAGTAAGGATACGCTGATTGAACGGCTGCGGCAGGGGGAATAG